The following proteins are encoded in a genomic region of Alistipes shahii WAL 8301:
- a CDS encoding CTP synthase, producing the protein MKLSKPKYIFVTGGVASSLGKGIISASIARLLQARGYSVTIQKLDPYINVDPGTLNPYEHGECYVTEDGAETDLDLGHYERFTNQPTSKSNNVTTGRIYKSVIEKERKGEYLGKTVQVIPHITDEIKRRIQLLAQTKKYDVIITEIGGTVGDIESQPFIESVRQLRYSLGYRNTALVHLTLIPYMAASGELKTKPTQHSVKALLENGLQPDILVLRAEHPLSTALKRKVALFCNVDANAVMESIDVPTIYEVPLKMHEQHLDEVVLDKLNLTADKEPDMAAWSAFVEKVKHPSKKIEIALVGKYTELPDAYKSICESFIHAGAVNDCKVKLRYVNSEKITRESAGAQLGKMSGILVAPGFGNRGIEGKIEAVRFARENNIPFLGICLGMQCAVIEFARHVLNLADANSSEMEQTPHPVIDLMEEQKGVTAKGGTMRLGAYPCALKKSSKVASAYGKLNISERHRHRYEFNNDYLEQFEVAGMKAVGVNPDTNLVEVVEIENHPWFIGTQYHPEYKSTVLSPSPLFVAFVKAALAYAEKK; encoded by the coding sequence ATGAAACTTTCCAAACCCAAGTACATATTCGTAACGGGCGGCGTGGCGTCGTCGCTCGGCAAGGGTATTATTTCGGCTTCGATCGCCCGCCTGTTGCAGGCCCGCGGTTACTCGGTGACCATTCAGAAACTCGACCCCTACATCAACGTAGATCCCGGAACGCTCAACCCCTACGAGCACGGCGAGTGCTACGTCACCGAGGACGGCGCCGAGACGGACCTCGACCTGGGGCACTACGAGCGCTTCACGAACCAGCCCACGTCGAAGTCCAACAACGTCACGACGGGCCGTATCTACAAGAGCGTCATCGAGAAGGAGCGCAAGGGCGAGTACCTGGGCAAGACCGTGCAGGTCATTCCCCACATCACCGACGAGATCAAACGCCGCATTCAGCTGCTGGCGCAGACCAAGAAATACGACGTGATCATCACCGAGATCGGCGGCACGGTGGGCGACATCGAGTCGCAGCCGTTCATCGAGTCGGTGCGCCAGCTCCGCTATTCGCTGGGTTACCGGAATACGGCGCTGGTTCACCTGACGCTGATCCCCTACATGGCCGCTTCGGGCGAGTTGAAGACCAAACCCACGCAGCACTCGGTGAAGGCCCTGCTGGAGAACGGTCTCCAGCCCGACATCCTCGTGCTGCGCGCCGAACATCCGCTGTCGACGGCGCTCAAGCGCAAGGTGGCGCTGTTCTGCAACGTCGACGCCAACGCCGTGATGGAGTCGATCGACGTGCCGACGATCTACGAAGTGCCGCTGAAAATGCACGAACAGCATCTGGACGAGGTCGTGCTGGACAAACTGAACCTGACGGCCGACAAAGAGCCGGACATGGCCGCGTGGAGCGCATTCGTCGAGAAGGTGAAACACCCCTCGAAGAAGATCGAGATCGCGCTGGTCGGCAAGTACACCGAACTGCCCGACGCCTACAAGTCGATCTGCGAATCGTTCATCCACGCCGGGGCGGTCAATGACTGCAAAGTCAAGCTGCGCTATGTCAATTCGGAGAAGATCACCCGCGAGAGCGCAGGCGCGCAGCTGGGCAAGATGTCCGGCATTCTGGTGGCTCCGGGCTTCGGCAACCGCGGCATCGAGGGGAAGATCGAGGCCGTGCGCTTCGCCCGCGAGAACAACATCCCGTTCCTGGGCATCTGCCTGGGCATGCAGTGCGCCGTGATCGAGTTCGCGCGCCACGTGCTGAATCTCGCCGATGCCAATTCGAGCGAGATGGAGCAGACGCCGCATCCGGTGATCGACCTGATGGAGGAGCAGAAGGGCGTTACGGCCAAAGGCGGCACGATGCGTCTGGGCGCCTATCCCTGTGCGCTGAAGAAAAGCTCGAAAGTCGCTTCCGCCTACGGCAAACTCAACATTTCGGAGCGTCACCGCCACCGTTACGAGTTCAACAACGACTATCTGGAGCAGTTCGAGGTGGCCGGCATGAAGGCCGTGGGCGTGAATCCCGACACGAATCTGGTGGAGGTCGTCGAGATCGAGAACCATCCCTGGTTCATCGGTACGCAGTACCATCCCGAATACAAGAGCACCGTATTGAGCCCCTCGCCGCTGTTCGTGGCCTTTGTGAAGGCCGCGCTGGCGTATGCGGAGAAGAAGTAA